A genome region from Taeniopygia guttata chromosome 5, bTaeGut7.mat, whole genome shotgun sequence includes the following:
- the RPS13 gene encoding small ribosomal subunit protein uS15, translated as MGRMHAPGKGLSQSALPYRRSVPTWLKLTSDDVKEQIYKLAKKGLTPSQIGVILRDSHGVAQVRFVTGNKILRILKSKGLAPDLPEDLYHLIKKAVAVRKHLERNRKDKDAKFRLILIESRIHRLARYYKTKRVLPPNWKYESSTASALVA; from the exons ATGGGTCGCATGCACGCTCCGGG AAAGGGCCTGTCCCAGTCGGCCTTGCCCTACAGGCGCAGCGTGCCCACG TGGCTGAAACTTACTTCTGATGATGTAAAGGAACAGATCTACAAGTTGGCTAAAAAAGGCCTGACTCCCTCTCAAATTG GTGTGATCCTGAGGGATTCCCACGGTGTTGCCCAGGTTCGCTTTGTTACTGGCAACAAGATTCTGAGAATCCTGAAATCGAAGGGACTGGCCCCAGACCTCCCAGAGGACCTTTATCACTTGATCAAGAAAGCAGTTGCTGTTCGCAAGCATCTTGAGAGAAACAGGAAG GACAAAGATGCCAAGTTCCGCCTGATTCTGATTGAGAGCAGGATCCATAGGTTGGCTCGCTACTACAAAACCAAGAGAGTGCTGCCACCCAACTGGAAGTA TGAATCATCGACAGCTTCTGCCCTGGTCGCATAA